Proteins encoded together in one Kutzneria kofuensis window:
- a CDS encoding HIT family protein, which produces MSRSWSTTTPSKDIGTTGTPAKGCAAPYLENSHSMDCVFCHLIRDDSARWIARDQSTCAFAPRMPIAPGHTLVIPTAHITDIFDAEPSVLAASMVLVRRVADGMRSALGAQGVNILNASGPGSEQSVPHLHFHVIPRWGNDNFTTWPAGRSQHQIDDDPVRLSAMGTAPPVDGGSAHRRAQE; this is translated from the coding sequence ATGTCAAGAAGCTGGTCGACAACAACGCCAAGTAAAGACATCGGGACCACCGGGACACCAGCTAAGGGATGTGCGGCGCCGTACCTGGAAAACTCACACAGCATGGACTGCGTCTTCTGTCACCTCATACGCGACGACAGCGCCAGGTGGATCGCACGTGACCAATCCACCTGCGCATTCGCTCCGCGCATGCCGATCGCACCCGGCCACACCCTGGTCATCCCGACCGCGCACATCACAGACATCTTCGACGCGGAGCCTTCCGTACTTGCCGCGTCGATGGTGCTGGTCAGACGAGTGGCCGACGGCATGCGGTCGGCGCTGGGAGCCCAGGGTGTCAACATCCTGAACGCCAGCGGGCCGGGTTCCGAGCAGTCCGTACCGCACCTGCACTTCCACGTAATTCCGCGGTGGGGCAACGACAACTTCACGACCTGGCCCGCTGGCCGGTCGCAGCACCAGATCGATGACGACCCGGTCCGGCTGTCGGCGATGGGGACTGCGCCACCGGTCGACGGAGGCTCTGCGCACCGCCGCGCGCAAGAATGA
- a CDS encoding metal-dependent hydrolase family protein, translating to MTRTVFTGGTVFDGTGSEPAPADVVIEDGVIVDVGAGLDGDLSVDCTGATLLPGLFDCHVHVVGSGLGLLPQVQKPFSYQFYEAARNLWTTLKLGITTVRDAAGADLGIKQAVADGLISGPRLQIAIGLISPTGGHGDGWLPSGHCVPASLPHPGRPDAMADGPDEMRRVARTLLRAGADVLKVCTTGGVLSPRSDPRHSQFTVEELDVLVTEAQMQGRAVMAHAQGTEGIKNAVRAGIRSIEHGIYLDDEAIELMLARGTWLVPTLVAPVNVIRAAEAGASLPDAVVRKAKEVAEVHTDSVRRAVAAGVRIAMGTDSGVGPHGTNLEELGLMRSCGMSPADVLVATTSSAARLLGFDGELGRLAPGHRADVVVVAGDPYDFGGLAGNVREVWQDGVRAV from the coding sequence ATGACCCGCACGGTATTCACCGGTGGCACGGTGTTCGACGGCACCGGCAGCGAACCCGCGCCGGCGGACGTGGTGATCGAGGACGGGGTGATCGTCGATGTCGGCGCCGGCCTCGACGGCGACCTCTCCGTCGACTGCACGGGCGCGACGCTGCTGCCCGGCCTGTTCGACTGCCACGTGCACGTGGTGGGGTCGGGCCTCGGGCTGCTGCCGCAAGTTCAGAAGCCGTTCTCGTACCAGTTCTACGAGGCGGCCCGGAACCTGTGGACCACGCTCAAGCTCGGCATCACGACCGTGCGCGACGCGGCTGGCGCCGACCTCGGCATCAAGCAGGCCGTGGCCGACGGGCTGATCTCCGGGCCTCGACTGCAGATCGCCATCGGCCTGATCAGCCCCACCGGCGGGCACGGCGACGGCTGGCTGCCCTCGGGCCACTGCGTTCCGGCGTCGCTGCCGCACCCGGGCCGGCCCGATGCGATGGCCGATGGCCCGGACGAGATGCGCCGGGTCGCGCGAACGCTGCTGCGCGCGGGCGCCGACGTGCTCAAGGTCTGCACCACCGGTGGCGTGCTCTCACCACGCTCCGATCCGCGGCATTCCCAGTTCACGGTGGAGGAGCTCGACGTTCTCGTCACCGAAGCCCAGATGCAGGGCCGCGCGGTGATGGCCCACGCGCAGGGCACCGAGGGCATCAAGAACGCTGTGCGCGCCGGCATCCGCTCCATCGAGCACGGTATCTACCTCGACGACGAGGCCATCGAGCTCATGCTGGCGCGCGGCACGTGGCTCGTGCCGACGCTCGTGGCGCCGGTGAACGTGATCCGCGCTGCCGAGGCGGGGGCGTCACTGCCGGACGCCGTGGTGCGGAAGGCGAAAGAGGTCGCCGAGGTCCACACCGACTCGGTGCGCCGCGCCGTCGCCGCGGGCGTGCGGATCGCGATGGGCACCGACAGCGGCGTCGGTCCACACGGGACGAACCTCGAGGAGCTTGGTCTCATGCGCTCGTGCGGCATGAGCCCTGCCGACGTGCTGGTCGCGACGACGTCGTCGGCCGCGCGGCTGCTCGGTTTCGACGGTGAGCTGGGTCGTCTCGCCCCCGGCCATCGCGCCGACGTCGTGGTCGTCGCCGGTGACCCGTACGACTTCGGTGGCCTGGCCGGCAACGTGCGGGAGGTGTGGCAGGACGGCGTGCGGGCGGTGTGA
- a CDS encoding DUF7779 domain-containing protein, whose amino-acid sequence MLLGDRHRSLVSVLPDAEGLPDQHRQTVASTWSLSIEYANRLSPAGVAGGLLEVASVLDPNGIPAEVFGSKAVLEMLADQTTHIVDAADAREGLACLHRLGLITWDPGSAPRAVRVHALVQRAARDSLSQGRLSVLARVAADALCEAWPEVERDTALGQVLRANTEAAMTASGDGLWEPDGHAVLFRGGRSLRVWVGGRGRGLLPAAARHGDSPTWPRPPRHPHHTQ is encoded by the coding sequence GTGCTGCTGGGCGATCGGCATCGGTCGTTGGTCTCGGTGTTGCCCGATGCCGAGGGGCTTCCTGATCAGCATCGGCAGACGGTGGCCTCGACCTGGTCGCTGTCGATCGAGTACGCCAACCGTCTGTCCCCGGCCGGGGTGGCGGGCGGGCTGTTGGAAGTGGCCAGTGTGTTGGACCCCAACGGCATCCCCGCCGAGGTCTTCGGCTCCAAAGCTGTGCTGGAGATGCTGGCCGACCAGACCACGCATATCGTGGATGCCGCGGATGCGCGGGAGGGGCTGGCGTGTCTGCATCGATTGGGCTTGATCACCTGGGATCCGGGCTCAGCGCCTCGGGCGGTCCGGGTCCACGCATTGGTTCAGCGCGCCGCACGGGACAGCCTGTCGCAGGGGCGGTTGTCGGTGCTGGCCCGTGTCGCGGCGGACGCGCTGTGCGAGGCGTGGCCTGAGGTTGAGCGGGACACCGCACTGGGACAGGTACTCCGCGCCAACACCGAGGCGGCGATGACGGCCAGTGGAGACGGTCTGTGGGAGCCAGACGGGCATGCAGTGCTGTTTCGCGGCGGACGAAGCCTCAGAGTGTGGGTTGGTGGCCGAGGCCGCGGATTACTTCCAGCGGCTGCACGACACGGCGATTCACCGACTTGGCCCCGACCACCCCGACACCCTCACCACACGCAATAA
- a CDS encoding alpha/beta fold hydrolase, with amino-acid sequence MRTAHRPRSRGVRFALVGAAIAVAAGLIPGAAVSAATSQAYGHGPKPTVVLVHGAWADGSSWNGVVSRLQRDGYTVDVPPNPLRGVAGDSAYLASYLKTVPGPIVLVGHSYGGFVITNAATGNTNVKALVYVDAYIPAQGDTLNGLTTQFPGSQVTPDALTFVPSADGVVDAYITPAQFRSILANDLSAAQAAELAAIQRPIAASALGEPSGAPAWSGIPSWDVIGTADHALPAAAQEFMAKRAGSTVTEINASHLSMISHPGTVQHVIEEAAHHTS; translated from the coding sequence ATGCGTACAGCACACCGACCGCGCTCGCGCGGAGTCCGATTCGCCCTGGTCGGCGCGGCCATCGCCGTCGCCGCCGGGCTCATCCCCGGCGCGGCCGTGTCCGCCGCCACCAGCCAGGCATACGGCCACGGGCCCAAGCCGACGGTCGTGCTCGTCCACGGCGCGTGGGCCGACGGTTCGAGCTGGAACGGTGTCGTCAGCCGGCTCCAACGCGACGGCTACACCGTCGACGTGCCGCCCAACCCGCTGCGCGGCGTGGCCGGCGACTCCGCCTACCTCGCCAGCTACCTCAAGACCGTCCCCGGACCGATCGTCCTGGTCGGACACTCCTACGGCGGCTTCGTCATCACCAACGCCGCCACCGGCAACACCAACGTCAAGGCCCTGGTCTACGTCGACGCCTACATCCCCGCCCAGGGCGACACCCTCAACGGGCTGACCACCCAGTTCCCGGGCAGCCAGGTCACCCCGGACGCGCTCACCTTCGTGCCGTCGGCCGACGGCGTCGTCGACGCCTACATCACGCCGGCGCAGTTCCGGAGCATCCTGGCCAACGACCTGTCGGCCGCGCAGGCCGCCGAGCTCGCCGCCATCCAGCGCCCGATCGCGGCCTCCGCGCTCGGCGAACCGTCCGGCGCGCCGGCCTGGAGCGGCATTCCCAGCTGGGACGTCATCGGAACCGCCGACCACGCCCTGCCCGCCGCGGCGCAGGAATTCATGGCCAAGCGCGCCGGCTCGACCGTGACCGAGATCAACGCCTCCCACCTGTCGATGATCTCCCACCCCGGCACCGTGCAGCACGTCATCGAGGAAGCGGCCCACCACACCTCGTGA
- a CDS encoding AraC family transcriptional regulator, with product MVRNGQHAIAALPYRAHVVGVPRGVKVNDFPGLLTRAAGHGVDPYGLKRPEFHVLVAVRTGTVRCSLDFTDHELAPGDWLWVRPGQVYRYNSGLDGVEGRIVLFLPGFLDGATAEVAGVDRGAWQPTSVPAEGEGDTLWQVLGLLEREYARWGERPSETQLEVLRHLLAVLVLRLAALRGTHGEPNVAGDAFLRFQTAVEQGFARTHRVEDYAAQLGYSVRTLTRATQTAVGCGAKRFIDDRVLLEAKRLLVHTDLPAASIGQRLGFPGATVFTKFFRQRTEQTPTEFRAGGV from the coding sequence ATGGTCAGAAACGGACAGCATGCGATCGCGGCGCTGCCCTACCGCGCGCACGTCGTCGGGGTGCCGCGCGGCGTCAAGGTGAATGACTTCCCGGGCCTGCTGACTCGGGCCGCCGGGCACGGCGTCGACCCGTACGGTCTCAAACGACCCGAATTCCATGTGCTGGTCGCGGTGCGGACCGGGACCGTGCGCTGCTCGCTGGACTTCACCGACCACGAACTGGCTCCCGGCGACTGGTTGTGGGTGCGCCCAGGGCAGGTCTATCGGTACAACTCCGGACTGGACGGCGTCGAGGGGCGGATCGTGTTGTTCCTGCCTGGCTTCCTTGACGGCGCCACGGCCGAGGTCGCCGGCGTCGACCGAGGCGCGTGGCAGCCGACCTCGGTGCCGGCAGAGGGCGAGGGCGACACCCTGTGGCAGGTACTGGGCCTGCTGGAACGCGAGTACGCGCGATGGGGCGAACGGCCGTCGGAGACGCAGTTGGAGGTGCTGCGGCACCTGCTCGCGGTACTCGTGCTGCGGCTTGCGGCTTTGCGTGGCACGCATGGGGAACCGAACGTCGCCGGGGATGCGTTCCTGCGCTTTCAGACGGCCGTCGAGCAGGGCTTCGCGCGTACACATCGAGTGGAGGACTACGCGGCACAACTCGGGTACAGCGTGCGTACCCTGACCAGGGCCACCCAGACCGCGGTGGGGTGTGGCGCCAAACGGTTCATCGACGACCGGGTTCTGCTGGAAGCCAAACGCCTGCTCGTGCACACCGACCTGCCGGCGGCGTCGATCGGGCAGCGGCTGGGCTTCCCCGGGGCCACCGTGTTCACGAAGTTCTTCCGTCAGCGGACCGAGCAGACGCCGACGGAGTTCCGGGCCGGCGGGGTCTGA
- a CDS encoding integrase translates to MAPRLLYLIFVRLVGLLVLLGRSSAYKDVELLVLRHEVAVLRRGKPKPRLDWVDRAVFAALTRLLPTGLRLHRLVTPDTILRWHRRLVAAKWT, encoded by the coding sequence ATGGCGCCGCGTCTGCTCTATCTGATCTTCGTCCGGCTGGTGGGTCTGCTGGTGTTGCTCGGCCGCTCGTCGGCGTACAAGGACGTCGAGTTGCTGGTGCTCCGCCACGAGGTCGCCGTGCTGCGCCGAGGCAAGCCGAAACCTCGCCTGGACTGGGTCGACCGCGCCGTGTTCGCCGCGCTGACCCGCCTGCTACCCACGGGGCTGCGGCTGCACCGGTTGGTCACGCCGGACACGATCCTGCGCTGGCACCGGCGCCTGGTAGCCGCGAAGTGGACCTAA
- a CDS encoding alpha/beta hydrolase — protein sequence MSASTPVVFIHGLWIHSDSWQNWVDLYRQAGYDPIAPGWPGDSDTVAATRANAAALAGHGIDDITASYLKVINGLRAKPIVIGHSFGGLIAQKLLAGGHAAAAIAIDPGQIKGVKPVPFAQIRSGLPVLSKPGNKKKAVALTSKQFRYGFGNAIPQAESDELFERWAIPGPGKPLFEASTANFSTSSPAAVDTRNNDRGPLLIIGGGQDHTVPEVVAKAAYKLYAGSSAITDYRSFPDRGHSLVFDHGWREVADHTLAWLRHLGL from the coding sequence ATGTCCGCATCGACGCCGGTCGTGTTCATCCACGGCCTGTGGATCCACTCCGACTCGTGGCAGAACTGGGTGGATCTCTACCGACAAGCCGGCTACGACCCGATCGCCCCGGGATGGCCCGGCGACTCCGACACCGTCGCCGCCACCCGCGCCAACGCCGCCGCCCTCGCCGGGCACGGCATCGACGACATCACCGCGAGCTACCTGAAGGTGATCAACGGCCTGCGCGCCAAACCGATCGTCATCGGCCACTCCTTCGGCGGCCTGATCGCCCAGAAACTGCTGGCCGGCGGACACGCCGCCGCCGCGATCGCCATCGACCCCGGCCAGATCAAGGGCGTCAAGCCCGTGCCGTTCGCGCAGATCCGCTCGGGCCTGCCCGTGCTGTCCAAGCCGGGCAACAAGAAGAAGGCGGTCGCGCTCACCAGCAAGCAGTTCCGCTACGGCTTCGGCAACGCCATCCCGCAGGCCGAATCCGACGAGCTGTTCGAACGCTGGGCCATTCCCGGCCCCGGCAAGCCGCTGTTCGAGGCGAGCACCGCCAACTTCAGCACGTCCTCGCCGGCGGCGGTGGACACCAGGAACAACGACCGTGGACCACTGCTGATCATCGGCGGCGGCCAGGACCACACCGTCCCCGAAGTCGTCGCCAAGGCCGCGTACAAGCTCTACGCCGGATCGAGCGCGATCACCGACTACCGGTCGTTTCCCGACCGGGGCCACTCCCTGGTCTTCGACCACGGCTGGCGTGAGGTCGCCGACCACACCCTCGCTTGGCTGCGGCATCTGGGCCTCTGA
- a CDS encoding IS110 family transposase, translating into MKVFCGIDWAEDHHDVALIDADGGLVAKRRIGDSAMGFAELMTMLADAGDIAEAPIPVAIETPRGLLVSALRQTGRRVYAINPMAVARYRERHTVARKKSDHVDAMTLANILRTDAHAHRPLPADSDLARAVAVLSRATQDATWRRTRATQELRAVLREYYPGFLAAFAKGTVTNLASPEARAVLALAPTPAAAAKVTKTQLAAALRRAGRQRGIEDLALQLCQALRAEQLRQPPAVEDAFGSQALALLGTLNAECAAVDQLSQTTAELFQQHPDYAVITSFPGLADLSGARVLGEIGDDRSRFADARALKAYAGSAPVTRASGRSISITRRTVKNDRLNAAGFLWAFAAMAKTGAPQEHYRRRRERGDRHAAALRHLFNRFLGQLHHCLQTGEHYDSIKAFGPIDDTPAQAAAA; encoded by the coding sequence GTGAAGGTGTTCTGCGGGATCGACTGGGCCGAGGACCACCACGACGTCGCCCTGATCGACGCCGACGGCGGTCTGGTGGCCAAGCGTCGCATCGGCGACTCCGCCATGGGGTTCGCCGAGCTGATGACGATGCTCGCCGACGCCGGCGACATCGCCGAGGCCCCGATCCCGGTCGCGATTGAAACCCCGCGCGGCCTGCTGGTTTCGGCCCTGCGCCAGACCGGCCGCCGCGTCTACGCCATCAACCCGATGGCCGTCGCCCGCTATCGCGAGCGCCACACCGTCGCCCGCAAGAAGTCCGACCACGTCGACGCCATGACGCTGGCCAACATCCTGCGCACCGACGCTCACGCCCACCGGCCGCTGCCCGCTGACAGCGACCTCGCCCGCGCCGTCGCAGTGCTCTCCCGTGCCACCCAAGATGCCACCTGGCGTCGCACCCGCGCCACCCAGGAACTGCGGGCAGTGCTGCGCGAGTACTACCCAGGGTTCCTGGCCGCCTTCGCCAAGGGCACCGTCACCAACCTGGCCAGCCCAGAGGCCCGCGCCGTCCTGGCTCTCGCGCCAACCCCAGCGGCCGCAGCAAAGGTGACGAAGACACAGTTGGCCGCCGCACTACGCAGGGCCGGCCGCCAGCGCGGCATCGAGGATCTGGCCCTCCAGTTATGCCAAGCCCTGCGCGCCGAGCAGCTGCGACAGCCACCTGCCGTCGAGGACGCGTTCGGCAGTCAGGCCCTCGCTCTGCTCGGCACCCTGAACGCCGAGTGCGCCGCCGTCGATCAACTCAGCCAGACCACCGCGGAACTGTTCCAACAACACCCCGACTACGCCGTGATCACCAGCTTCCCTGGCCTGGCTGACCTATCTGGAGCCCGGGTGCTCGGCGAGATCGGCGATGACCGCAGCCGGTTCGCCGACGCCCGCGCGCTCAAGGCATACGCCGGCTCCGCACCGGTCACGAGGGCATCCGGACGCAGCATCTCGATCACCCGCCGCACCGTGAAGAACGACCGGCTCAACGCCGCCGGGTTCCTCTGGGCCTTCGCTGCGATGGCGAAGACCGGGGCGCCCCAAGAGCACTACCGGCGTCGCCGAGAACGCGGTGACCGACACGCTGCCGCCTTGCGGCACCTGTTCAACCGCTTCCTCGGCCAGCTCCACCATTGCCTACAGACTGGAGAGCACTACGACTCGATCAAGGCGTTCGGGCCGATCGACGACACACCCGCCCAGGCCGCCGCAGCTTGA
- a CDS encoding TetR/AcrR family transcriptional regulator gives MDDVKDSLGGAARRPYRSPLRQENARQTRQAVIAAARELFVTRGYASTSLNDIATAAGVARPTAFAAFGSKPALLRHVLDQTLAGDDEPVPVAERPWFRPVWDAATPADVLDAYAGVCVLINGRAARIFEVVRRAADQTAEIAELWETLQRNRRAGARMVVDHAFATGPLAAGLDIDRATDILWIYNDPAHYDALVTHHGWSEHDYRTWLSSQARHALLGP, from the coding sequence ATGGACGATGTCAAGGACAGCCTCGGCGGGGCCGCCCGACGGCCCTACCGGTCTCCGTTGCGGCAGGAGAACGCCCGGCAGACTCGGCAGGCAGTCATCGCCGCGGCCCGCGAACTGTTCGTCACCCGCGGGTACGCGAGCACCTCGCTCAACGACATCGCGACCGCAGCGGGCGTCGCCCGGCCGACCGCGTTCGCCGCCTTCGGGTCCAAGCCCGCGCTCCTACGCCATGTACTCGACCAAACTCTCGCCGGAGACGACGAGCCCGTGCCGGTCGCCGAGCGGCCCTGGTTTCGCCCTGTATGGGACGCCGCGACCCCGGCGGACGTCCTGGACGCTTACGCGGGCGTGTGCGTGCTGATCAACGGACGCGCGGCACGGATCTTCGAGGTCGTGCGCCGCGCGGCGGACCAGACCGCCGAGATCGCCGAGCTGTGGGAGACGTTGCAGCGCAACCGCCGCGCGGGCGCACGCATGGTCGTCGACCACGCCTTCGCAACCGGTCCGCTGGCCGCCGGGCTGGACATCGACCGCGCGACCGACATTCTGTGGATCTACAACGACCCCGCCCACTACGACGCCCTGGTGACCCACCACGGCTGGTCCGAGCACGACTATCGCACCTGGCTGTCCAGCCAGGCCCGGCACGCCCTACTCGGGCCGTGA
- a CDS encoding GNAT family N-acetyltransferase, whose protein sequence is MSREMLFHPITESDQDRALSIPVTEPVWWLAADAWRAEAAQRQYRPEWTWIAEDGGRILARAVWWGQADSEHPLALDCLVTDDCVTDRAGVAAELLTAAHKAFLDAGAQRPPLYNIMKLPGGWRDDPAMAAAVAWRQDAAHRAGLTAEVERLQYEWVPDAGIPEPGGRLVFSPEPDDEVFLQALLRVAEGSLDAHTRENEAAHGAEAAAREALEFYLDRPGKREWWRLAHTPDGALAGLAIPSATAYNRNVGYLGVVPELRGQGLVAEILAEITRFHAAEGADRITATTDLGNRPMAAAFDRAGYRNTEVRVILSAPA, encoded by the coding sequence ATGTCCCGTGAGATGTTGTTCCACCCCATAACCGAGTCCGATCAGGACCGCGCCCTGTCCATCCCGGTCACCGAGCCGGTCTGGTGGCTGGCCGCCGACGCCTGGCGCGCCGAGGCGGCCCAGCGCCAGTACCGTCCGGAGTGGACCTGGATCGCCGAGGACGGCGGCCGGATCCTCGCCCGCGCCGTGTGGTGGGGCCAAGCCGACAGCGAGCACCCGCTGGCACTGGATTGCCTGGTCACCGACGACTGCGTCACCGATCGCGCCGGCGTCGCCGCCGAGTTGCTCACCGCCGCGCACAAGGCGTTCCTGGACGCCGGCGCGCAGCGGCCGCCGTTGTACAACATCATGAAGCTGCCCGGCGGCTGGCGGGACGACCCTGCGATGGCCGCCGCCGTGGCCTGGCGGCAGGACGCGGCCCACCGTGCCGGGCTCACCGCCGAGGTCGAGCGGCTGCAATACGAGTGGGTCCCCGACGCGGGTATCCCGGAGCCGGGCGGGCGGCTGGTGTTCTCCCCCGAGCCGGACGACGAGGTGTTCCTGCAGGCGCTGCTGCGGGTGGCCGAGGGCAGCCTGGACGCCCACACCCGCGAGAACGAGGCGGCCCATGGCGCGGAGGCCGCCGCCCGCGAGGCGTTGGAGTTCTACCTGGACCGGCCCGGCAAACGGGAGTGGTGGCGGCTTGCCCACACCCCCGACGGCGCGCTGGCCGGGCTGGCCATCCCCTCGGCCACCGCGTACAACCGCAATGTCGGCTACCTCGGCGTTGTGCCTGAGTTGCGCGGCCAGGGCCTCGTCGCGGAGATCCTGGCGGAGATCACCCGGTTCCACGCCGCCGAGGGCGCGGACCGGATCACCGCCACCACCGACCTGGGCAACCGCCCGATGGCTGCCGCGTTCGACCGCGCCGGCTACCGCAACACCGAAGTCCGGGTGATCCTGTCCGCCCCCGCGTGA
- a CDS encoding alpha/beta fold hydrolase: MDVELRRSLTCSPWAAVAEQRTALSTDYRADLRAITIPALVVHGRADVNAPFELTGAQTAELVPRAVPKVHETAAHGLYAAHADQLNTDLLEFIEGRRA; the protein is encoded by the coding sequence ATGGACGTCGAGCTCCGCCGGTCGCTGACGTGCTCACCCTGGGCCGCCGTCGCAGAGCAGCGCACCGCGCTGTCCACCGACTACCGCGCGGACCTGCGCGCGATCACCATCCCCGCCCTCGTGGTGCACGGGAGGGCGGACGTGAACGCGCCGTTCGAGCTCACCGGGGCACAGACCGCCGAACTCGTCCCCAGGGCTGTGCCCAAGGTGCACGAGACCGCGGCCCACGGCCTGTACGCCGCCCACGCCGACCAGCTCAACACCGACCTGCTTGAGTTCATCGAGGGCCGACGCGCCTGA
- a CDS encoding MBL fold metallo-hydrolase — translation MTEEQYRGPAASDRRTFLRRASIAAAAPAVVALVGAGGTATANAAGSTDLPDFAPVPPTSFGPALNSAGYYVGQISGNLYWVTDSSYQAMFLATRDGVVLVDAPPTIGRNIQRAIDSVTKPQGLPSRVTHVVYSHNHADHIGAAGLFGRDVEVIAHTEARRLLRVANDPNRPVPSVTFDDRHVLTVGGERLELVYHGPNHSPDNIFVYAPRQRTLMVVDVIFPGWTPFKNLAESQDVPGWLAAHQTAMDYSWTTLVSGHLGRLGSRQDVVLQQNYVTDLQDSARTALTTLDPTPYFQKYGSTGNSWAIFKTYLDGVARQAADPVVAKYIDKLAAADVFTMDNAASMVNSLRIDAGVLGPFGIHP, via the coding sequence ATGACCGAAGAGCAATACCGTGGACCGGCCGCATCGGACCGGCGCACGTTCCTGCGCCGGGCATCGATCGCGGCCGCCGCGCCGGCGGTCGTCGCGCTCGTGGGTGCTGGCGGGACAGCGACGGCCAACGCCGCCGGGTCGACCGACTTACCCGACTTCGCCCCGGTGCCGCCGACGTCGTTCGGACCCGCGCTGAACTCCGCCGGCTACTACGTCGGACAGATCAGCGGCAACCTCTACTGGGTCACCGATTCCAGCTATCAGGCGATGTTCCTCGCAACACGCGACGGCGTGGTGCTGGTCGACGCCCCGCCGACGATCGGGCGGAACATCCAGCGGGCGATCGACAGCGTGACCAAGCCCCAGGGGCTCCCCTCGCGGGTCACGCACGTGGTCTACTCCCACAACCATGCCGATCACATCGGCGCGGCGGGGCTGTTCGGCCGCGACGTGGAGGTGATCGCCCACACCGAGGCCCGGCGGCTGCTGCGGGTCGCGAACGACCCGAACCGTCCCGTGCCGTCGGTGACGTTCGACGATCGACACGTGCTCACCGTCGGCGGTGAGCGTCTGGAGCTGGTCTATCACGGGCCCAACCACAGCCCCGACAACATCTTCGTCTACGCTCCGCGCCAGCGCACGCTCATGGTGGTGGACGTGATCTTCCCGGGGTGGACGCCGTTCAAGAACCTGGCCGAGTCGCAGGACGTGCCGGGTTGGCTGGCCGCTCACCAGACGGCGATGGACTACTCCTGGACGACCCTGGTCTCCGGTCACCTCGGCCGGCTCGGCAGCCGGCAGGATGTTGTGCTGCAACAGAACTACGTGACCGACCTACAGGACAGCGCCCGTACCGCACTCACCACGCTCGACCCGACGCCGTACTTCCAGAAGTACGGGTCGACCGGAAACTCCTGGGCCATCTTCAAGACCTACCTCGACGGGGTCGCCCGCCAGGCCGCTGACCCGGTCGTCGCGAAGTACATCGACAAGCTCGCCGCGGCGGACGTCTTCACCATGGACAACGCGGCCAGCATGGTCAACTCGCTGCGCATCGACGCGGGCGTGCTCGGCCCGTTCGGGATCCATCCCTAG
- a CDS encoding cupin domain-containing protein has protein sequence MSQSTPPTRPYVLGPADGQSWWFLGSLATVKAGGVDTRGRLTVAEFVNPAGFAPPLHRHHDEDEMFYLLSGTARFSCDGKEFVAGPGDFVMLPVGLAHTFVVGLDEPLHALQITTPGGFEHFLAEAGEPAREHRLPGIGEWDQARLDPAAIGHASTRHRVEILGPPPSTAG, from the coding sequence ATGTCCCAGAGCACACCGCCGACTCGTCCATACGTGCTCGGCCCCGCCGACGGGCAGTCCTGGTGGTTCCTCGGCAGCCTCGCCACGGTCAAGGCGGGCGGTGTCGACACCAGAGGGCGGCTGACCGTCGCGGAGTTCGTCAATCCGGCTGGATTCGCGCCGCCGTTGCATCGCCACCACGACGAGGACGAGATGTTCTACCTGCTGTCGGGCACCGCCCGTTTCAGCTGCGACGGCAAGGAGTTCGTCGCGGGTCCCGGTGACTTCGTGATGCTGCCGGTCGGGCTGGCGCACACTTTCGTGGTCGGATTGGACGAGCCGCTGCACGCGTTGCAGATCACCACGCCCGGTGGCTTCGAACACTTCCTGGCCGAGGCGGGCGAACCCGCCCGTGAGCATCGCCTACCCGGCATCGGCGAGTGGGACCAGGCACGGCTGGACCCGGCCGCCATCGGCCACGCCTCAACGCGCCACCGCGTCGAGATCCTCGGGCCACCGCCGAGCACGGCAGGCTGA